The Thiothrix subterranea genome has a segment encoding these proteins:
- a CDS encoding NADH-quinone oxidoreductase subunit J: protein MTFEQIIFYLFSAVLLAAAVGMVTVRSPVYAALCLILSFFTSAALWLLLEAEFLGLVLVLVYVGAVMVLFLFVIMMLDLNTDPLKEGLVKHAPVGFGVALVIAVEMIMVLQSAPFQIATPLNPAPANNTEALGAILYTDYVYPFEIAAVILVVAIIAAITLTLRRRPDSRKQDISQQVQVKRADRVRLVKMKSETKEQA, encoded by the coding sequence ATGACATTTGAGCAGATTATCTTTTACCTGTTTTCCGCTGTATTACTGGCAGCGGCAGTGGGGATGGTGACGGTACGCAGCCCGGTGTATGCGGCGTTATGCCTGATTTTGAGCTTTTTCACTAGTGCCGCATTGTGGTTGCTGTTGGAAGCGGAATTCCTCGGCTTAGTGCTGGTATTGGTGTACGTCGGGGCGGTGATGGTGCTGTTCCTGTTCGTGATTATGATGCTGGACTTGAACACAGATCCGTTGAAAGAGGGGCTGGTGAAACACGCGCCTGTCGGCTTTGGGGTGGCATTAGTCATTGCGGTGGAAATGATCATGGTGCTGCAAAGTGCGCCGTTTCAGATTGCGACACCGTTGAATCCGGCTCCGGCGAATAATACCGAAGCGTTGGGCGCGATTTTGTATACTGATTACGTGTATCCGTTTGAAATTGCGGCGGTGATTCTGGTGGTGGCGATTATTGCCGCGATTACCCTGACGCTACGTCGTCGCCCGGATTCGCGTAAACAAGATATTAGCCAACAGGTGCAGGTGAAGCGGGCAGACCGTGTACGTCTGGTGAAGATGAAGTCCGAAACCAAGGAGCAAGCATGA
- the nuoI gene encoding NADH-quinone oxidoreductase subunit NuoI has product MSFNWKHYFKTFSLKELMQGMGVTGKYFFERKITIQYPEEKTPISNRFRGHHALRRYPNGEERCIACKLCEAVCPALAITIDLEERPDGTRRTTRYDIDMFKCIYCGFCEEACPVDAIVETNIFEYHFENRGENIQTKDKLLAIGDKHEAEIAKMKAADAPYR; this is encoded by the coding sequence ATGAGTTTCAACTGGAAACATTATTTCAAGACGTTCAGCCTGAAAGAATTGATGCAGGGCATGGGCGTGACGGGGAAGTATTTCTTCGAGCGTAAAATCACGATTCAGTACCCGGAAGAGAAAACGCCGATTTCCAACCGTTTTCGTGGGCATCACGCGCTGCGGCGTTACCCGAACGGCGAGGAACGTTGCATTGCCTGCAAATTGTGCGAAGCGGTTTGCCCGGCATTGGCAATCACGATTGATTTGGAAGAACGCCCGGATGGTACTCGCCGTACCACGCGCTATGACATAGATATGTTTAAGTGCATTTACTGCGGTTTCTGTGAGGAAGCCTGCCCGGTGGATGCGATTGTGGAGACCAATATTTTCGAGTATCACTTTGAAAATCGTGGTGAAAATATTCAAACCAAAGACAAATTGCTGGCAATCGGTGACAAGCACGAAGCTGAGATTGCCAAGATGAAAGCCGCTGATGCGCCGTACCGTTAA
- the nuoG gene encoding NADH-quinone oxidoreductase subunit NuoG → MAEEFVTIEINDQPVQARKGAMLIEVADNNGISIPRFCYHKKLSIAANCRMCLVEMEKSWKPVPACATPVNAGMKFWTRSDKAKNAQKGIMEFLLINHPLDCPICDQGGECELQDISVGYGSNKSQYAEIKRVVQDKDIGPLIETEMTRCIQCTRCVRFGDEIAGMREMGGVGRGDRLEIGTYIEKSLKSELSGNVIDLCPVGALTAKPSRYKARAWEMVAHDAIAPHDSVGSHLQVHTFRKEVVRAVPRENDAINECWISDRDRFSYQGIASADRITKPMLKRDGHWYEVSWQQALDATAEILRAADPARTGALASATSTVEELYLFQRLMRGLNIRNIDHRVRQTDFSDQGAAPLCPSLGMPIAQLEQQNAIFLIGSNVRQEQPLLNHRIRKAALKGAAVMALNPRAFDFNYDVAQQAVAPAAMLQALQAMVNDPDNAVMATLKQAEHVTVLLGNVAVQHPDFAALRGLAYTIAEQTGATFGYLAESANSVGAWVAGVVPHRLSAGRELKQAGVPVGEFLSENTRTFVLLNTELADFANPQQAMKALSAAENVIVIAPFADDTTRKYATVLLPGSTFAETSGTFINAAGQWQNFKGATVPPGEARPTWKVLRVLGNTVGVPEFDWVATEEIVAELHLELDGVVACNNHYAGTVGRDTKSCVSKAAEGAFQRIGDVEMYRVDPLVRRAQALQAMIPPAAVQLNPQDAANMGVAAGDTLKVSQGAVTITLPAQLDAGIPAGCAGLPSGIEVSNVLGASFGALQIAKAG, encoded by the coding sequence ATGGCAGAAGAATTCGTCACCATCGAAATTAACGACCAGCCGGTTCAGGCTCGCAAAGGTGCGATGCTGATTGAAGTGGCTGATAATAATGGCATTAGCATTCCGCGTTTTTGCTACCACAAAAAGCTTTCGATTGCCGCCAACTGCCGCATGTGCTTGGTGGAAATGGAAAAGTCGTGGAAACCGGTTCCCGCTTGCGCCACGCCCGTGAATGCAGGCATGAAATTCTGGACGCGCTCCGACAAAGCCAAGAACGCGCAGAAAGGCATTATGGAATTCCTGCTGATCAACCATCCGCTGGATTGCCCGATTTGCGATCAGGGTGGTGAATGTGAACTGCAAGATATATCAGTGGGTTACGGCAGCAATAAATCGCAATACGCTGAAATCAAGCGCGTGGTGCAAGACAAAGACATTGGCCCGTTGATCGAAACCGAAATGACCCGCTGCATTCAATGCACCCGCTGTGTGCGTTTTGGCGATGAAATTGCCGGGATGCGTGAAATGGGCGGGGTAGGGCGCGGTGATCGGCTCGAAATCGGCACGTATATTGAGAAATCGCTCAAATCGGAACTCTCCGGCAATGTGATTGACCTCTGCCCCGTGGGTGCGCTGACCGCGAAACCGTCACGCTACAAAGCACGGGCCTGGGAAATGGTGGCGCATGATGCGATTGCCCCGCACGATTCGGTGGGTTCACACCTTCAGGTGCACACCTTCCGCAAAGAAGTGGTGCGGGCAGTGCCGCGTGAAAATGACGCGATAAACGAGTGCTGGATTTCTGACCGTGACCGTTTCAGCTATCAAGGTATTGCCAGTGCTGACCGTATTACCAAGCCAATGCTCAAGCGCGACGGGCATTGGTATGAAGTCAGTTGGCAGCAAGCGTTGGATGCGACGGCGGAAATTTTGCGGGCGGCTGACCCAGCGCGTACCGGTGCATTGGCAAGTGCGACTTCCACCGTGGAAGAACTGTATTTGTTCCAGCGTTTAATGCGCGGTTTGAACATTCGCAATATTGACCACCGTGTACGCCAGACCGATTTCAGCGACCAAGGTGCTGCACCGCTTTGCCCATCATTGGGAATGCCTATTGCGCAATTGGAACAGCAAAATGCGATATTTTTGATTGGTTCTAATGTGCGCCAAGAACAGCCGTTACTGAATCACCGCATCCGTAAAGCGGCACTCAAAGGCGCGGCGGTGATGGCGTTGAATCCGCGTGCATTCGATTTCAATTACGATGTGGCGCAACAGGCGGTTGCTCCGGCAGCGATGCTGCAAGCTCTACAAGCGATGGTTAATGACCCTGATAATGCGGTGATGGCAACGCTGAAACAGGCAGAACACGTGACGGTATTGCTGGGTAATGTCGCCGTTCAGCATCCCGATTTTGCCGCATTACGCGGCTTGGCTTACACGATTGCCGAACAAACGGGCGCAACCTTTGGCTATTTGGCGGAAAGTGCCAACAGTGTGGGTGCGTGGGTAGCTGGTGTTGTGCCGCACCGTTTATCGGCGGGACGTGAACTCAAACAAGCGGGTGTGCCGGTGGGTGAATTCCTCAGTGAAAATACTCGCACGTTTGTATTGCTGAATACCGAGTTGGCAGATTTCGCGAATCCGCAACAAGCGATGAAAGCCTTGAGTGCGGCGGAAAACGTGATTGTGATTGCGCCGTTTGCGGATGATACCACGCGCAAATACGCGACGGTGTTATTGCCCGGTTCGACGTTTGCAGAAACTTCTGGCACGTTTATTAATGCAGCGGGGCAATGGCAAAACTTTAAGGGCGCGACTGTGCCACCGGGCGAGGCTCGACCTACTTGGAAAGTGCTGCGGGTGTTGGGTAATACAGTGGGTGTGCCTGAATTTGACTGGGTTGCCACCGAAGAAATCGTGGCTGAATTGCACCTTGAACTCGACGGCGTAGTGGCTTGTAACAATCATTATGCTGGCACTGTGGGTAGAGACACAAAGTCTTGTGTCTCTAAGGCGGCAGAAGGGGCGTTCCAGCGTATTGGTGACGTGGAAATGTACCGTGTTGACCCGCTAGTGCGCCGTGCGCAAGCCTTACAAGCCATGATTCCTCCGGCAGCGGTGCAGTTGAATCCGCAAGATGCAGCGAATATGGGTGTCGCGGCTGGCGATACGCTCAAAGTCTCGCAAGGTGCGGTGACGATCACGCTGCCAGCACAACTGGACGCGGGTATTCCAGCAGGTTGTGCCGGTTTGCCGTCGGGCATTGAAGTATCCAACGTGTTGGGCGCGTCTTTTGGTGCGCTCCAAATAGCAAAGGCAGGTTAG
- a CDS encoding NADH-quinone oxidoreductase subunit C: MAVSLEFVKDYVQEGLGDKLSASILAHGELTLEVAAEHWLEVARFLRHDSMLDFAQLTDLCGVDYLTYGDAEWDVTTASRSGFSRAAQATEADPFDFDAQEEGAQFAGKRFAVVIHLLSVSRNLRIRVRTRCDDNDFPVVASLIDIWSSVNWYEREAFDLFGIMFSGHPDLRRILTDYGFVGHPFRKDFPLIGQVEMRYDAEQKRVIYEPVSIEARVLVPRTIRADQRFSPAVERDD, translated from the coding sequence ATGGCTGTATCACTCGAATTTGTTAAGGATTACGTTCAGGAAGGACTCGGCGATAAGCTGTCAGCCAGCATTCTGGCGCACGGCGAGTTAACCTTGGAAGTAGCCGCTGAACATTGGCTAGAAGTGGCGCGTTTCCTGCGGCACGATTCCATGCTGGATTTTGCCCAACTGACCGACTTGTGTGGGGTTGATTACCTCACGTATGGCGATGCGGAATGGGATGTGACCACTGCCTCGCGCAGCGGTTTTAGCCGTGCGGCACAAGCCACTGAGGCGGATCCGTTTGATTTTGATGCGCAGGAAGAGGGTGCTCAGTTCGCGGGTAAACGTTTCGCAGTGGTAATCCACTTGTTATCGGTGAGCCGCAATCTGCGTATCCGGGTACGCACACGCTGCGATGACAACGATTTTCCGGTAGTGGCATCGTTGATAGACATCTGGAGTTCAGTGAATTGGTACGAGCGTGAAGCATTTGATCTGTTTGGGATTATGTTCAGTGGACACCCGGATTTACGCCGCATCCTCACCGACTACGGTTTTGTCGGACACCCCTTCCGCAAAGATTTCCCGCTCATCGGGCAGGTTGAAATGCGTTACGACGCTGAGCAAAAGCGCGTCATTTACGAACCTGTATCCATTGAAGCGCGGGTATTGGTTCCGCGCACTATCCGCGCTGACCAGCGTTTTTCCCCAGCCGTGGAGCGTGATGACTAA
- a CDS encoding NADH-quinone oxidoreductase subunit NuoE family protein: MTEHPITMLKRKSDLLSHHEREDIDSWLARYPADKKQSALLAALRAVMHEDHYLSREKMDAVADYLGLPEIAVYEVASFYSMYEMDAKAAAKYSISVCTNVSCMLCGSDVILDHVEKKLGIKLGESTSDGKFFLKVEEECLAACSSAPMMQVNHVYHTHLTPEKVDEILDGLE, translated from the coding sequence ATGACTGAACATCCCATTACGATGCTCAAGCGCAAAAGCGACTTGCTCAGCCATCACGAGCGTGAAGACATTGATAGCTGGTTGGCACGTTATCCGGCGGATAAAAAGCAATCGGCACTGCTGGCAGCATTGCGCGCGGTGATGCACGAAGACCATTATTTATCCCGTGAAAAAATGGACGCGGTGGCAGATTATTTAGGCTTGCCCGAAATTGCAGTGTATGAAGTTGCCAGTTTTTATTCCATGTATGAAATGGATGCAAAAGCAGCGGCGAAATACAGCATTTCGGTTTGCACCAATGTCTCCTGTATGTTGTGCGGTTCTGATGTGATTCTCGATCATGTTGAGAAAAAGTTGGGTATTAAGTTGGGTGAATCTACCTCAGATGGCAAGTTCTTCCTCAAAGTCGAAGAAGAGTGTCTTGCGGCGTGTAGCAGTGCGCCGATGATGCAGGTCAACCACGTATACCACACCCATCTCACCCCTGAAAAAGTGGATGAGATTTTGGACGGACTGGAGTAA
- a CDS encoding NADH-quinone oxidoreductase subunit D, whose product MPEIRNFTLNFGPAHPAAHGVLRLVLEMDGETIVRADPHIGLLHRGTEKLAESKPYNQSIGYMDRLDYVSMMCNEHGYVLAIEKLLGITPPERALYIRTMFDEITRILNHLLWIGAHALDVGAMTMFLYAFREREDLMDAYEAVSGARLHATYYRPGGVYRDLPDSMPQFLPNRFRTEAEAKRLNANRGGSLLDFLEDFTNRFPGYVDEYETLLTDNRIWKQRLVGIGVVSPERALQLGFSGPMLRGSGVEWDLRKKQPYAAYDKMDFDIPVGVQGDSYDRYLVRVEEMRQSNSIIKQCIDWLRVNPGEVMLEDSKIAPPKRAEMKQDMEALIQHFKLMTEGYCLPEGESYAAVEHPKGEFGCYIVSDGANKPYRLKVRAPGFAHLSGLDEMVKGHMLADVVAIIGTQDIVFGEVDR is encoded by the coding sequence ATGCCTGAAATCCGCAATTTTACGCTGAACTTTGGCCCAGCTCACCCCGCCGCGCACGGTGTGTTGCGTCTGGTGCTGGAAATGGACGGTGAAACCATCGTGCGTGCTGACCCGCACATTGGCTTGCTGCACCGTGGCACTGAAAAGTTGGCAGAAAGCAAACCGTATAACCAAAGCATCGGTTACATGGATCGCCTCGATTACGTGTCAATGATGTGCAATGAACACGGTTATGTGCTGGCGATTGAAAAGCTGTTGGGAATTACCCCGCCAGAACGTGCGCTCTACATTCGTACCATGTTCGACGAAATTACCCGTATTCTCAATCACTTGCTGTGGATTGGCGCACACGCGCTGGACGTGGGTGCAATGACCATGTTCCTGTACGCTTTCCGCGAACGCGAAGATTTGATGGATGCGTATGAAGCGGTGTCTGGTGCACGTTTGCACGCCACTTATTACCGTCCGGGCGGGGTTTACCGCGATTTGCCGGATTCCATGCCGCAATTTTTACCGAACCGTTTCCGCACTGAAGCCGAAGCTAAGCGTTTGAATGCCAATCGCGGTGGCTCGTTGCTGGATTTCCTGGAAGATTTCACCAACCGTTTCCCCGGTTATGTGGATGAATACGAAACCCTGCTGACCGATAACCGTATTTGGAAACAGCGTCTAGTGGGTATCGGTGTGGTGTCGCCGGAACGTGCCCTGCAACTGGGTTTCAGTGGGCCGATGCTACGCGGTTCGGGCGTTGAATGGGATTTGCGAAAGAAGCAACCTTATGCTGCTTACGACAAGATGGATTTCGATATTCCGGTCGGGGTGCAAGGCGATAGCTACGACCGCTATTTGGTGCGAGTCGAAGAAATGCGCCAATCCAACAGTATTATCAAGCAATGCATTGACTGGCTGCGTGTGAATCCCGGTGAAGTAATGCTGGAAGACAGCAAAATCGCTCCGCCGAAACGCGCTGAGATGAAGCAGGATATGGAAGCCTTGATTCAGCATTTCAAGCTGATGACCGAAGGCTATTGCTTGCCGGAAGGCGAATCCTATGCAGCAGTGGAACACCCTAAAGGTGAATTCGGCTGCTACATCGTCTCGGATGGCGCGAATAAACCGTACCGCTTAAAAGTACGTGCGCCAGGGTTTGCACATTTATCCGGCTTGGATGAAATGGTGAAAGGCCACATGCTGGCTGACGTGGTGGCGATTATCGGCACACAAGATATTGTTTTCGGGGAGGTTGACCGTTGA
- the nuoH gene encoding NADH-quinone oxidoreductase subunit NuoH encodes MMEVLANFFGAFLPEWMVTLLIILIKVVAIVLPLILLVAYATYAERKIIGFMQVRVGPNRVGFKGLLQPFADMFKLIFKEIVIPAKSNRFLFLIAPLLAMGPAFAAWAVIPFSDGMVLADVNAGLLFLLALTSLGIYGVIIAGWASNSKYAQLSAMRLGAQMVSYEIAMGFALVGVLMASGSLNLGDIVRAQSGSIFSWFVWPLFGLFLVYFISGVAETNRAPFDVAEGESEIVAGFHVEYSGMAFSIFFLAEYANMWLIAALTSLMFLGGWLSPFQGLTFLTDMPVLGWVFGDGIHWLLLKASFFMLLFFWFRATFPRYRYDQIMRLGWKILIPITLVWIFAEGLAIALGWKPWL; translated from the coding sequence ATGATGGAAGTACTCGCAAATTTCTTCGGTGCCTTCCTCCCTGAGTGGATGGTGACGCTGCTAATCATTTTGATCAAAGTCGTGGCGATTGTGCTGCCGCTGATCCTATTGGTGGCTTACGCGACTTACGCAGAACGCAAAATCATCGGTTTTATGCAGGTGCGTGTGGGGCCGAACCGGGTTGGGTTCAAAGGCTTGTTGCAGCCGTTTGCGGATATGTTCAAGCTGATTTTTAAGGAAATTGTGATTCCTGCGAAATCTAACCGTTTCTTATTTTTGATCGCACCCTTGTTGGCAATGGGGCCTGCGTTTGCGGCGTGGGCGGTGATTCCGTTCAGTGACGGCATGGTGTTGGCGGATGTGAATGCGGGGCTGTTGTTCCTGTTGGCACTGACTTCCTTGGGAATTTACGGGGTCATTATTGCGGGTTGGGCATCGAATTCTAAGTATGCGCAACTGAGTGCGATGCGTCTTGGAGCGCAAATGGTGTCGTATGAAATTGCAATGGGGTTTGCACTGGTTGGGGTGTTAATGGCATCCGGCAGCCTGAACCTCGGCGACATTGTGCGGGCGCAATCCGGTAGCATTTTTAGCTGGTTTGTGTGGCCTTTGTTTGGTTTGTTCTTGGTGTATTTTATTTCGGGTGTGGCAGAAACCAACCGTGCGCCATTCGACGTGGCGGAAGGTGAATCCGAGATCGTGGCGGGTTTCCATGTGGAATATTCCGGCATGGCGTTCTCGATTTTCTTCCTCGCGGAATACGCCAATATGTGGCTGATTGCCGCACTGACTTCGTTGATGTTCTTGGGTGGGTGGTTGTCACCGTTCCAAGGGCTGACTTTCTTGACGGATATGCCGGTATTGGGCTGGGTGTTTGGTGATGGTATCCATTGGTTACTATTGAAAGCCTCGTTCTTTATGCTGCTGTTCTTTTGGTTTCGCGCCACGTTCCCGCGTTACCGTTATGACCAAATCATGCGCTTGGGGTGGAAAATTCTGATCCCGATAACCTTGGTGTGGATTTTTGCGGAAGGGCTGGCGATCGCGCTGGGCTGGAAACCGTGGCTGTAA
- the nuoK gene encoding NADH-quinone oxidoreductase subunit NuoK — MIPLSHFLIVAALLFAISIAGMILNRKNVLILLMCIEMMLLAVNLNFIAFSHYLGDMAGQVFVFFILTVAAAEAAIGLAILVVLFRNRRTINVEQLDAMKG; from the coding sequence ATGATCCCTTTGTCGCATTTCCTGATTGTGGCGGCTTTGCTGTTTGCGATCAGCATCGCAGGCATGATCCTTAATCGTAAGAACGTGCTGATCTTGTTGATGTGCATTGAGATGATGTTGCTGGCGGTGAACCTGAATTTTATCGCGTTTTCCCATTATTTGGGGGATATGGCAGGGCAGGTGTTCGTGTTCTTTATCCTCACGGTGGCGGCGGCGGAAGCGGCGATTGGCTTGGCGATTTTGGTGGTTTTGTTCCGTAACCGGCGCACGATCAATGTTGAACAACTTGATGCGATGAAGGGGTAA
- the nuoL gene encoding NADH-quinone oxidoreductase subunit L — MEAIYLAIPLAPLFGAIAAGLFGKKIGRAGAHWVTILGVAVAFLLSVYVAYDVMGNGNSYNGTVYTWAEIGKIRFEVGFMLDNLSTMMMLVVTFVSLMVHIYTIGYMHEDPGYQRFFSYISLFTFSMLMLVMSNNFMQLFFGWEAVGLVSYLLIGFWFKKDTAIYANMKAFLVNRVGDFGFLLGIAVVLMYCGTLDYVETFARLPGLVGADIEIIDGTKWSVLTLIAILLFIGAMGKSAQVPLHVWLPDSMEGPTPISALIHAATMVTAGIFMVARMSPIFEMSDTALNMILIIGATTAFFMGLIGIVQNDIKRVVAYSTLSQLGYMTVALGASAYSAGVFHLMTHAFFKALLFLAAGSVIIAMHHEQDIRKMGGLKKYMPITYWTSLIGSLALIGFPGFSGFFSKDLIIEAVHESHLWAAGYAYTLVLLGVFVTAFYSFRMFFLVFHGNERFDSHGHDDHGHHGHGGKPHESPWVVTIPLIALAIPSVFAGYLLDPMVVGAFFKDAIFVNDAAHNFDPGLKSLLSAHLSIEHISAGYHGVIGFIVHGLMAPPFWLAMAGLATAWFIYLKDDSLARWAYDKFRWLHTLLDRKYYLDDFNQNVFAKGSINLGNGLWSFGERMMIDGFVVNGAAKAVGWFSGLARHLQTGYLYHYAFSMVAGILLMLTWFLFF; from the coding sequence ATGGAAGCAATTTATCTGGCTATTCCGCTTGCACCGTTGTTCGGGGCGATTGCTGCGGGGCTGTTTGGGAAAAAGATTGGACGTGCAGGTGCGCATTGGGTCACGATTTTGGGCGTGGCGGTGGCGTTTTTGCTGTCGGTTTACGTTGCCTATGATGTGATGGGCAATGGTAATAGCTATAACGGTACGGTGTATACTTGGGCTGAAATTGGCAAAATCCGCTTTGAAGTGGGGTTTATGCTGGATAATCTCAGTACCATGATGATGCTGGTGGTGACGTTCGTGTCGTTGATGGTGCATATTTACACCATCGGTTATATGCATGAAGACCCCGGTTATCAGCGTTTCTTTAGTTATATTTCGTTGTTTACCTTTTCGATGCTGATGCTGGTCATGAGTAACAACTTTATGCAGTTGTTCTTCGGCTGGGAAGCGGTCGGGCTGGTGTCGTATTTACTGATTGGTTTTTGGTTTAAGAAAGACACCGCGATTTACGCCAATATGAAGGCGTTTTTGGTGAATCGCGTGGGTGACTTTGGCTTTTTGTTGGGAATTGCAGTGGTGCTGATGTATTGCGGCACTTTGGATTATGTGGAAACCTTTGCGCGTTTGCCCGGTTTAGTTGGGGCGGATATAGAGATTATCGACGGCACTAAATGGAGTGTATTGACGTTAATCGCTATCTTATTGTTTATTGGCGCAATGGGTAAGTCAGCGCAAGTCCCGTTGCATGTGTGGTTGCCCGATTCGATGGAAGGTCCTACACCGATTTCAGCTTTGATTCACGCGGCGACAATGGTGACGGCAGGTATTTTCATGGTGGCACGCATGTCACCGATTTTTGAAATGTCGGATACTGCGCTGAACATGATTCTAATTATTGGTGCAACCACCGCATTCTTTATGGGACTGATTGGGATTGTGCAGAATGATATTAAGCGAGTAGTCGCGTATTCAACATTGTCGCAGCTTGGTTATATGACGGTGGCGTTAGGTGCTTCCGCTTATTCTGCCGGGGTATTTCACTTAATGACTCATGCTTTTTTTAAGGCATTGTTATTCTTGGCGGCGGGTTCAGTGATTATAGCGATGCACCATGAGCAGGATATTCGCAAAATGGGTGGGCTGAAAAAGTATATGCCGATTACTTATTGGACTTCTCTGATTGGCTCGTTGGCATTGATTGGTTTCCCCGGTTTCTCTGGTTTCTTTTCCAAAGATTTGATTATTGAAGCGGTACATGAATCCCATTTGTGGGCGGCTGGTTATGCTTATACGCTGGTGTTGTTAGGGGTGTTTGTTACCGCTTTTTACAGTTTCCGTATGTTCTTTTTGGTGTTTCACGGTAACGAGCGTTTTGATTCGCACGGTCATGATGATCACGGGCATCATGGACACGGTGGGAAACCGCATGAGTCACCGTGGGTTGTGACGATTCCTTTGATTGCATTGGCGATTCCGTCGGTCTTCGCTGGGTATTTGTTGGATCCGATGGTGGTTGGCGCATTTTTTAAAGATGCCATTTTTGTGAATGATGCCGCGCATAATTTTGATCCGGGTTTGAAAAGTTTGCTGTCGGCGCATTTGTCGATCGAACATATTAGTGCCGGGTATCATGGCGTGATCGGTTTTATTGTACACGGCTTGATGGCTCCGCCTTTCTGGTTAGCAATGGCAGGTTTGGCGACGGCTTGGTTTATTTATTTGAAAGATGATTCACTGGCGCGTTGGGCGTATGACAAGTTTCGCTGGCTGCATACCTTGCTGGATCGTAAGTATTATTTGGATGATTTTAATCAGAATGTGTTTGCGAAAGGCTCTATTAATTTGGGTAACGGGTTGTGGTCTTTCGGCGAGCGCATGATGATTGATGGTTTTGTGGTGAATGGCGCAGCAAAAGCAGTCGGATGGTTTTCTGGGCTGGCGCGTCATCTTCAGACCGGGTATTTGTATCATTACGCCTTTTCGATGGTGGCAGGCATCCTGTTGATGCTTACTTGGTTTTTGTTTTTCTAA
- the nuoF gene encoding NADH-quinone oxidoreductase subunit NuoF, translating to MANQVCFITTQFGDQANTLESYLKVGGYQAWRKILAEKTPPEEIIEEIKDSGLRGRGGAGFPTGMKWSFMPRTMPGQKYIVCNSDESEPGTCKDRDILRFNPHALVEGMAIAGYSIGATVGYNYMRGEFMDEPFINFEQAVKEAYELGLLGKNIQGSGVDFDLYGTLGAGAYVCGEETALLESLEGKKGQPRFKPPFPASFGLYGRPTTINNTETLSSIPVIMRNGGKWFADLGVKNSGGEKLFSMSGHLNNPGNFEIPMGMPFPELLALAGGVRNGRKLKAVIPGGSSVPVLPGEVMMGLTMDYDTIAKAGSYLGSGAVIVMDDTTDMVKVLQRISRFYFSESCGQCTPCREGTGWLYRMLTRIVEGKGKMEDVTRLEEISHNIEGRSICALGEAAAMPVWSFVKHFREEFEYYVKHGRSMVGQG from the coding sequence ATGGCAAATCAAGTCTGTTTCATCACGACCCAATTTGGCGACCAAGCCAATACCTTGGAAAGCTACCTCAAAGTTGGCGGCTATCAGGCATGGCGAAAAATTCTGGCTGAAAAGACCCCACCCGAAGAAATCATTGAAGAAATCAAAGATTCCGGTTTGCGCGGGCGTGGCGGGGCGGGTTTTCCTACTGGCATGAAGTGGAGCTTTATGCCGCGCACTATGCCGGGGCAAAAATACATCGTGTGCAACTCAGACGAATCCGAACCGGGTACGTGCAAAGACCGCGACATCCTGCGTTTCAACCCGCACGCGCTGGTCGAAGGCATGGCGATTGCCGGTTACAGCATTGGCGCAACCGTTGGCTACAACTACATGCGCGGCGAGTTTATGGATGAGCCGTTCATCAATTTTGAGCAGGCAGTGAAAGAAGCTTACGAGCTCGGTTTGCTGGGTAAAAATATTCAAGGCAGTGGCGTTGATTTTGATCTGTACGGCACGCTTGGTGCGGGTGCGTATGTGTGTGGCGAAGAAACTGCCTTGCTGGAATCGCTGGAAGGCAAAAAAGGCCAGCCGCGTTTCAAGCCGCCATTCCCTGCGAGTTTCGGTTTGTACGGTCGCCCGACCACGATTAATAACACTGAAACGCTATCCTCCATTCCGGTGATTATGCGCAACGGCGGCAAGTGGTTCGCTGATCTGGGTGTGAAAAATTCGGGTGGCGAAAAGCTGTTTTCGATGTCAGGGCATTTGAACAATCCGGGCAATTTCGAGATTCCAATGGGAATGCCGTTCCCTGAACTGCTGGCGTTAGCTGGCGGGGTGCGCAACGGACGCAAGTTGAAAGCGGTGATTCCGGGTGGTTCGTCCGTTCCGGTGTTGCCGGGTGAGGTGATGATGGGCTTGACGATGGACTACGACACCATTGCCAAAGCGGGTTCGTACTTGGGTTCGGGCGCAGTCATTGTGATGGACGACACCACCGATATGGTCAAAGTGTTGCAACGCATTTCACGTTTCTACTTTTCCGAATCCTGCGGGCAATGCACGCCTTGCCGTGAAGGCACTGGCTGGTTGTACCGTATGTTGACCCGCATTGTGGAAGGCAAGGGTAAGATGGAAGACGTTACGCGGCTCGAAGAAATTTCCCACAATATCGAAGGCCGTTCCATTTGCGCCTTGGGTGAAGCGGCGGCGATGCCGGTGTGGAGTTTCGTTAAGCATTTCCGTGAGGAATTTGAATACTACGTCAAGCACGGTCGTAGCATGGTGGGACAGGGGTAA